The proteins below are encoded in one region of Apium graveolens cultivar Ventura chromosome 4, ASM990537v1, whole genome shotgun sequence:
- the LOC141717044 gene encoding uncharacterized protein LOC141717044, with protein MGRAPCCDKANVKRGPWSSEEDAKLKDYVEKHGTGGNWIALPQKAGLRRCGKSCRLRWLNYLRPNIRHGEFSDAEDKIICTLFANIGSRWSIIAAQLPGRTDNDIKNYWNTKLKKKVFMGSTSSYMLPPHKIKPSDHHQHYQYSYTSYVPSVSFLQSPSSSLSISSASPPIKCRTTTTTATNSYDSADTPARSCTGNYNYEKNMSGIFTSNIVHHVPIVQTLTEPPNPAMQNLYQGKEGMYSHITMFGANNINQVPAVNNKDEVDHFGQLPMYSNGVGNNKINNHGINNNIGGEKQVHGWFNGDEQTPPLDYMSSLEEIKELISTSNSTLGIFGDQSKTMSTYNNEVEKVSLYY; from the exons ATGGGAAGAGCACCTTGCTGTGACAAGGCTAATGTGAAGAGAGGTCCATGGTCATCTGAAGAAGATGCCAAGCTTAAGGACTATGTTGAGAAGCATGGCACTGGTGGCAATTGGATTGCTTTACCTCAAAAAGCTG GTCTTAGAAGATGCGGAAAAAGCTGCAGATTAAGGTGGTTGAATTATCTGAGACCCAACATAAGACATGGTGAATTCTCAGATGCTGAGGATAAAATTATCTGCACCCTCTTTGCTAACATCGGGAGCAG GTGGTCAATCATAGCAGCTCAATTACCAGGAAGGACAGACAATGATATCAAAAACTACTGGAACACGAAGCTCAAGAAGAAAGTTTTCATGGGATCAACTTCATCATACATGCTTCCTCCTCACAAAATAAAGCCCTCTGATCATCATCAACATTATCAGTATTCTTATACCTCTTATGTACCTTCTGTTTCATTTCTTCAATCCCCATCatcatctctttcaatctcctcCGCGTCACCACCAATCAAATGCAGGACTACTACTACTACTGCAACCAACTCTTATGATTCAGCTGATACTCCAGCTAGGTCTTGCACGGGGAACTATAATTATGAAAAGAACATGTCAGGTATCTTCACATCAAATATTGTTCATCATGTTCCGATTGTCCAAACCCTAACTGAACCTCCTAATCCTGCCATGCAAAATTTGTACCAAGGGAAAGAAGGCATGTACTCTCATATTACTATGTTTGGAGCTAATAATATTAATCAAGTTCCTGCAGTTAACAACAAAGATGAGGTAGATCATTTCGGACAGCTGCCGATGTATTCTAATGGAGTTGGAAACAACAAAATTAATAATCATGGGATTAATAATAATATTGGAGGAGAAAAACAAGTACATGGATGGTTTAATGGTGATGAACAAACTCCTCCTTTAGACTACATGAGTAGTTTAGAGGAGATTAAGGAGCTGATTAGCACAAGTAATTCTACTCTCGGTATATTTGGTGATCAAAGTAAGACGATGAGTACTTATAATAATGAGGTGGAAAAAGTCAGTTTGTACTACTAA